TCGACGCGACCCTCTGCACCAATGACGAACAGTGGGTCCTCCAGCGCATCGAGCGCATGCTGCATGACTGTACGCTCCTCCAGCAGTTCCTGTTCGCGGTTGTGTCGCTCGGTGATATCAGTAAAGGCGATGACGAGCTGCTCGACTTCGTCGTCCTGAATAATCGGCGTGGCACTGACCACATGGACGACTTCGCCAACCGGATGGGTGAGCGTCACCGTGTACTCAATTGTCTCTCGGGTGGCGACGCATTTCCGATACGCGCCGGCGACTGCCCTGCCGTTCTCGTAGCCAAGCGCCTCCAGCGGGGTTTTGCCGATGAGTTCCGACTCTGCAAGTCCGGTGAACTCAAGCACCCGTGAGTTACATCGTCGGAATCTGAACCCGCCTTCTTCGACATCGACGAGGAGGAGTCCGTTCCGCGTGTTCTCGAAGACAGCGGCGTACTCTTCTTTAGTCTCCTGCAGTTGTTTTTCCGAGCGATACTGCGCGACAACATTATCGATTCGGTTGGCCAAGAGCTCGTACTGCTCGGTCCCGGATTGTTTCTGCAGGTAGTCGGTCGCACCGGCGGAGATGGCGTCACTGGCGACTGCTTCGCTTCCCCGTCCGGTGAATAGAATGAACGGCAGTTTCGAATGTTTTTCTCGGACAGCCCGCAGAAACTCAAGCCCATCCATTTCGGGCATTTCAAAGTCAGAAACGATGCAGTCAGGGAGAGAGCCGTCGAGAGATTGGAGCCCCTCGGCGGCACTTGTGGCAGTCTCGACGGTGAACCGGTCATCTTTTCGTTCGAGCAACTCGGCCGTTAGTTGCGCGAATCCCTGGTCATCATCTACATGTAAAATGCCAACGTCCCCCATATACACTCACAGGGGCGGAATGGATTATTTCTTTCCATGGTTCAGCTCGAACGCGACATCGGGAGAGTCGCTGCAGATGCAGTAATTTAGCCAGCAGGTCGCGCTGCAACGTAGCTATCCCCCGAACTGTTCAGCCGCTTCTGATAGTTGGGACATGAGTTAGCCGGGTCACTCAAACCGCTTGGCCTGCAACGGGACGTATGACCGAGTGGCGCGACGCGTCGGACCCCACCTGCCCGGAGTGTGGCGAGCCGCTGGAGCCGACAGCGATGGCTTGTCCACACTGTGACGCGTCGCTACTTACCGACGAACAGACGGAGATGCTTGATGAGCGTCTGACCGAGACGCTTGAGTCGATGGATTCCGGTGCGCCGACGTGGGCGGTCACGCTCACCGGGCTCTCGCTTGGCATCGCCATTGCGCCGCTCGTGCTGTATGCCGTTGTCATCCTCGTCGGCAATCTCTCGCTTTCCGTTACCGCCGGCGTCCTGCTGGCCGGCTGGCTCGGCCCGGCCGCGTATCTCTCGCGGCTGCGCAACCCCAGCGAGGTACTGGCCCGGGGGCTGTATCTCGTCGTCGCCGGCGTGGCTGTGGTCGTGCTCGCAGTCGGCTACGAAGTCCTCCTGTCGGATGGTCCATCAGTCGTCTCGCAGGAGACTGCACTCGTGTCGCTCGGCCTTGCGATTCCAGCAGCGCTGGGGGCGCTCATCGCGCGCCGCGCGGCTCGGCGAGCCGACCGGCAAGCGCGCGGGGAGCCGGGGCCGCTGCACGACCGCTTCGGTATCGACGACGACGAGCCCGATAACTGAAAACGCCTAAGCGGGCCGCCCGCATCCACCCGTCCATGCGACTGGAGGAGTACTGGGGCATCGGCCCGAAGACGTCCGAACTGCTCACCGCGGAGCTGGGCGTCGAGCGGGCTATCGAGGCCATCGAGTCGGCGGATACACGAGCGCTAACCACGGCTGGCCTCTCCCGGGGGCGCGCAACGCGCATCCTCCGGCGAGCAACCGGAGCCGAGTCGATGGACCTGCTCGCCACCAGAGACACCCGCGACGTGTACAAGGAACTGCTCGACCTCGCCGAGGAATACGCGGTCACGGCGGCTGCGGCCGATAGCATCCGAGTGCTGACGCCGCTGCCGACCCGCGAGGCGATGGACGAGCGGCTGGACGACGTGCTCGAAGCACGGGACACGTGGGCCGGCATCTCCGAAGACGATCAGCGGGCCGTCCTCGATGCGTTCGACGCGTACGACGCCGACGGGGGCGAACTGGCCGCAGTCGACGTGGCGCTCGCGCTTCGAGACACCGGCATCGAACGCGGCGTATTCGAACCGCTTGCGGCCCTCGACGGCGAGACGCTGTCGGCCGGCCGGGCAGCACTCGCCGGCCTCGCGGGCGACGGTGACGCCGTCGGCGAAGGCGCTGACGAGGAACTTGACCGCCTGCGCGACCAACTCGGGCAGATCGAAGACCTCGCAGCGGCGTCGATGGAGGTCGTCGAGGCCGTTCAGGAAGGTGCACGACGGCCCGACGAGTTTCAGGACGCGCTGGTCCGGCACGTCACGAGCGAGACTGGCATCGACGCCGCCAGAGTTCGGGACGCGATGCCACGCGAGGCGACCGACGCGCGAGACTTCGTCGACGTAGCGCTCAGAGAACTCCGAAGTACGCTGCGAAGCGATGTACAGGAGCGAGAGGACGCGGTCGCCGGCCGACTCGAGGACGACCTCGCCGATGCCCGCGAGGACATCGACGCCGCAATCGAAGCGGTAGACGACATCGCGTTTTCCGTGTCACTTGCCCGCTTCGCCATTGCGTTCGATCTCACGCGGCCCACCTTCGTCGAGGATCGCAAAACCATCGCGGTGAAGCGTGCCAGGAACCTCACCATCGCCGAGGTGGAGAGCGTCCAGCCAGTCACCTACGCTATCGGCGACCACACGCTTGATCTCGACCGGGCGAACCAACCACCGAGCGGCGACCGGGTGGCTGTCCTGACCGGCGCGAACTCCGGCGGGAAGACGACTCTGCTGGAGACGCTGTGTCAGGTGCAACTGCTCGCACAGATGGGGCTTCCGGTCCCCGCAGAGGCCGCCGAAGTGGGCATCGTCGACACCGTCGTGTTCCACCGCCGGCACGCCTCGTTCAACGCCGGCGTCCTCGAATCGACGCTGCGCTCGGTCGTGCCGCCACTGACCGAGAGCGACCGGACGCTGATGCTCGTCGACGAGTTCGAGGCCATCACCGAACCCGGCTCCGCCGCCGACCTGCTGCACGGGCTGGTGACGCTGACCGTCGACCGCGACGCACTGGGCGTGTTCG
The Haloarcula sp. CBA1129 genome window above contains:
- a CDS encoding PAS domain-containing protein, which gives rise to MGDVGILHVDDDQGFAQLTAELLERKDDRFTVETATSAAEGLQSLDGSLPDCIVSDFEMPEMDGLEFLRAVREKHSKLPFILFTGRGSEAVASDAISAGATDYLQKQSGTEQYELLANRIDNVVAQYRSEKQLQETKEEYAAVFENTRNGLLLVDVEEGGFRFRRCNSRVLEFTGLAESELIGKTPLEALGYENGRAVAGAYRKCVATRETIEYTVTLTHPVGEVVHVVSATPIIQDDEVEQLVIAFTDITERHNREQELLEERTVMQHALDALEDPLFVIGAEGRVEHCNERAGAVTGHTGQAAEGMLLTDLFPEAEREAITDAVDRSISHGRATVTADLRTDDGHRRTYEFHGRCLTDLDGNTAGVVMIGQTLSDD
- a CDS encoding zinc ribbon domain-containing protein → MTEWRDASDPTCPECGEPLEPTAMACPHCDASLLTDEQTEMLDERLTETLESMDSGAPTWAVTLTGLSLGIAIAPLVLYAVVILVGNLSLSVTAGVLLAGWLGPAAYLSRLRNPSEVLARGLYLVVAGVAVVVLAVGYEVLLSDGPSVVSQETALVSLGLAIPAALGALIARRAARRADRQARGEPGPLHDRFGIDDDEPDN
- a CDS encoding DNA mismatch repair protein, with amino-acid sequence MRLEEYWGIGPKTSELLTAELGVERAIEAIESADTRALTTAGLSRGRATRILRRATGAESMDLLATRDTRDVYKELLDLAEEYAVTAAAADSIRVLTPLPTREAMDERLDDVLEARDTWAGISEDDQRAVLDAFDAYDADGGELAAVDVALALRDTGIERGVFEPLAALDGETLSAGRAALAGLAGDGDAVGEGADEELDRLRDQLGQIEDLAAASMEVVEAVQEGARRPDEFQDALVRHVTSETGIDAARVRDAMPREATDARDFVDVALRELRSTLRSDVQEREDAVAGRLEDDLADAREDIDAAIEAVDDIAFSVSLARFAIAFDLTRPTFVEDRKTIAVKRARNLTIAEVESVQPVTYAIGDHTLDLDRANQPPSGDRVAVLTGANSGGKTTLLETLCQVQLLAQMGLPVPAEAAEVGIVDTVVFHRRHASFNAGVLESTLRSVVPPLTESDRTLMLVDEFEAITEPGSAADLLHGLVTLTVDRDALGVFVTHLADDLEPLPTEARVDGIFAEGLNQDLDLQVDYQPRFGTVGKSTPEFIVSRLVANASDPVERNGFETLATAVGEEAVQRTLSDALWTDE